In Xiphophorus hellerii strain 12219 chromosome 13, Xiphophorus_hellerii-4.1, whole genome shotgun sequence, the following proteins share a genomic window:
- the LOC116730727 gene encoding uncharacterized protein LOC116730727, which translates to MQTHSRFESQRRHQVSSTQTRTRASARLAARPQTPGAVPRPNQNRHSLSSRPTIRFELQNRVTRQRRLNLLTRCLHCSFQPYQGHREPNTTPGWGSVTGNSAAAFPQSQRLSTVGSPPRCDPSIPRIPTRIAPACRARMDGWILSINNQQSGAKPPPCFSPPRFVSEPGQRAAASKPAGSTERDRKSLAHTGIKEKQESGVWVNRG; encoded by the exons ATGCAGACACACAGCAGGTTTGAGTCCCAGAGGCGTCACCAGGTCTCCTCCACCCAAACCCGGACCCGAGCCAGCGCTCGTTTGGCCGCCCGGCCGCAGACCCCGGGCGCAGTTCCCCGACCCAATCAGAACCGTCACAGCCTGTCGTCCAGACCCACAATTAGATTTGAGCTCCAGAACCGAGTAACACGCCAGCGCAGACTGAATCTGTTAACAAGATGCCTACACTGCAGCTTTCAGCCTTACCAGGGGCACAGAGAGCCCAACACGACCCCTGGCTGGGGATCCGTTACTGGT AACTCTGCAGCAGCGTTTCCCCAAAGCCAGAGGCTCTCCACAGTCGGGTCGCCGCCTCGCTGTGATCCCTCAATTCCCAGAATTCCCACCCGCATCGCCCCCGCCTGCAGAGcaagaatggatggatggatcctCTCCATAAATAACCAGCAGAGCGGAGCCAAACCCCCACCGTGTTTTTCCCCTCCACGCTTTGTTTCAGAGCCCGGACAGAGAGCGGCCGCGTCCAAACCTGCTGGTTCCACCGAGCGGGACCGCAAATCCTTGGCACACACTGGGATAAAGGAAAAACAGGAGAGTGGAGTTTGGGTAAATAGAGG CTAA